Proteins encoded in a region of the Magallana gigas chromosome 8, xbMagGiga1.1, whole genome shotgun sequence genome:
- the LOC117690150 gene encoding exportin-7-A-like, protein MVASMPYVKANEPHLLETYTPEIFKAYTMSRLESVTVVIKDGLEDPLEDQGMINQQLDQLSTIGRCEYEKTCGLLVQLFDEAAQWYQEAINSGTQRVEISIQEGEVISMVVILW, encoded by the exons ATGGTGGCGTCCATGCCGTATGTTAAGGCTAACGAGCCACACCTGCTGGAGACGTACACGCCCGAGATTTTCAAGGCCTACACCATGTCCCGCCTAGAGTCGGTCACTGTCGTCATCAA AGACGGATTAGAAGATCCATTAGAGGACCAGGGAATGATCAATCAACAGTTAGACCAG CTCTCTACCATTGGGAGGTGTGAATACGAGAAGACCTGTGGTCTCCTGGTTCAACTGTTTGATGAGGCAGCCCAGTGGTATCAGGAGGCCATCAATTCAGGAACCCAGAGGGTAGAGATTAGTATACAAGAAGGTGAGGTTATCTCCATGGTGGTCATTTTATGGTGA
- the LOC136271077 gene encoding exportin-7-like: MLSLTVDSYPSYIPILHWAIEVWYHDPAVTTPVLKLMAELAQSRSQRILFDVFSPNGYLLFREVSKVIDSYGSRILTIGEVP; encoded by the exons ATGTTGAGCTTAACAGTCGATAGCTACCCGTCCTACATACCCATTCTGCACTGGGCGATCGAGGTGTGGTACCACGACCCAGCGGTCACCACCCCCGTACTCAAGCTGATGGCCGAGCTCGCTCAGAGCCGCTCACAGAGAATCCTGTTTGACGTCTTCTCCCCCAACGGCTATCTCCTGTTCAGGGAGGTCAGCAAAGTGATTGACAGCTATG GGTCAAGAATATTAACAATAGGAGAAGTTCCATAG
- the LOC117690149 gene encoding E3 ubiquitin-protein ligase TRIM71-like, with protein MDPWNSAQDVVRCTLCQYSVAPMYCEVCHIHLCKDCVETHLSDSSIVHKVVSLKQYLTTLNYPKCRKHPTKQCELHCEQCDIPICAQCISSKKHLGHIQVDILKTFESKTEKLQKELEELEKSLYPKYKVIASNIPVQKADLSKNSQKLTTAIDKQGEVWHREIDTIITNLKSNVEEMESKHLPILNKQENEITRTISEITQTIAERKKLLNSKDVSLVSEYKSRIAEFRRLPPNLKVSLPNFRPQEIHTDQLIEQFGSLSALSYTTEKQDYDMPPQGAESSPPDRSLMDVPQVITAIDTEYEDGVYRVTCVNDTEVWTRGSDNMMKLFNLQGELVKSIQTKSGNDPRDIAVTRSGDLVYTVDKDRTVNIVKNKKIQTVIRLRGWRPRGVCSTSSGDLLVVMDSDDDKQSKVVCYSGSTEKQSIQYDDKGQPLYSSDDTKYISENRNLDICVSDYGARAVVVVNQAGKLRFTYTGPPSTTKESYIFDPLGITTDSQGRILTADCDNQCIHILDQDGQFLCYIDNCHLQDPWGLCVDTRDNLFVAECDTGKVKKIQYYM; from the coding sequence ATGGACCCTTGGAACAGCGCCCAGGATGTTGTACGCTGCACCCTGTGTCAGTACTCTGTGGCCCCCATGTACTGTGAAGTTTGTcatatacatctgtgtaaagacTGTGTAGAGACACATTTATCTGATTCCTCTATTGTTCATAAAGTGGTGTcactaaaacaatatttaaccacTCTGAACTATCCCAAGTGTAGGAAACACCCCACCAAACAATGTGAACTccactgtgaacaatgtgacattcctatttgtgcacAGTgtatttcttctaaaaaacattTAGGACATATACAAGTTGATAttctaaaaacatttgaaaGCAAAACGGAAAAGTTGCAAAAAGAGTTGGAAGAATTAGAGAAATCCCTTTATCCTAAATACAAAGTCATTGCATCCAACATCCCAGTGCAGAAAGCTGATCTGAGTAAAAACTCCCAGAAATTGACAACAGCAATTGACAAACAAGGAGAAGtctggcacagagaaatagacaccattaTCACAAACCTGAAATCTAACGTGGAGGAAATGGAATCCAAACACCTGCCCATCCTAAATAAACAGGAAAATGAAATCACAcgcaccatttctgaaatcacacagaccatTGCTGAACGGAAGAAGTTACTGAACTCCAAAGATGTCAGCCTTGTCTCTGAGTACAAATCCAGGattgctgaattcagaagattgcctcctaaccTCAAGGTGTCCTTACCAAACTTTAGGCCTCAGGAAATCCACACAGATCAGCTGATcgaacagtttggttctctgtcagcattATCTTATACAACAGAGAAACAAGACTACGACATGCCACCCCAGGGAGCCGAGTCCTCTCCCCCAGACCGGTCATTGATGGATGTACCCCAGGTCATCACAGCTATAGACACAGAGTATGAGGATGGAGTATATCGTGTGACCTGTGTGAATGATACAGAAGTATGGACGCGTGGTAGTGACAACATGATGAAACTCTTCAACCTGCAAGGAGAACTAGTAAAGTccatccaaaccaagtcagggaacgaTCCACGGGACATAGCAGtcacaaggagtggggatctagtttataccgTTGACaaagatagaactgtgaacatagtgaagaataaaaagatacagacagtgatcagactacggggGTGGAGACCTCGCGGTGTCTgcagtacctcctctggtgacctcctggttgtcatggacagtgatgatgataaacaatccaaagttgtgtgttactctggctccacagagaaacaaagtattcagtacgatgacaaaggacaacctctctattcatctgatgacactaaatacatcagtgagaacaggaacctagatatctgtgtgtcagactatggagcccgtgcagtagtggtggtcaatcaggccgggaaactccggtttacctacactggtcctccctctactaccaaggaatcatatatatttgatccactcggcatcacaacagacagccagggtcggatcctgacagcagactgtGACAACCAgtgtatccacatcctggatcaggacggacagttcctctgctacattgacaactgtcatttacaggatccatggggtttatgtgtggacaccagagacaacctctttgtggctgagtgtgacacaggtaaagtgaagaaaatccaatattacatgtaa